ATGACGGGCTTGTCTCGGTGGCGCGCCGCATACAGGTCGCGTGCAACGTTTTCGCGGGGCTTGCGCAGGAAGATGAACGAAAGGCTCATGCCGATGATGGTGGCGATCACTGCGGCGATCCACCCTTTGATTCCCAGCGCCAGCAAAATGGCCAGCGGAGCGGCAAATAACAGCACGCGATAGACCGAATACGACACCCAGGACGGTACAGATTTCATCTCATCAGCATATGATGCGCAACTGAGCGCGCACTGCTCGTGCCCGCATTTGGAGGATTTTCGAGGCGGAAATGTGGGTGTCCATCAGATACCAAATTGGACACAAATACTTGATGAGACGCTGGTCGGGCGTTGTGGCGTCGCGCCATCCCGGCCACCGGATTACACTTGAGTCATGCCCAAGCTGCTGATCGGACTCGGACTGGCCGTCCTCATACTGACCGTCTACACGCTCGTGGATTGCGCCCTGTTTGATAGAAACCGCGTACGTGGTCTTCCGCGCTGGGTCTGGATCCTTGTCATCGTTCTCGTGCCGCTCATCGGGCCGCTGCTGTGGCTCTTCGTTGGTCGCGGACGCGGAACCACGCCGGTCGGACGATCCTTCCGTACCGTCGCCCCCGATGATGACCCTGATTTTCTCCGGTCTCTCAACGTGGACAAAGACGATCGTGAGCGCCTGCGCCGCCTCGAAGAAGATCTCGCCAACCTTGACAACCCCGACGCCACTGATAAGAAGACCCCCGAACCGGGCGAGGGTGAGCAGCCGGGTCGCCGCGACGTCTGATCGTGCTGCCGCAGCATTCCGGGTCACCAGCCGTTGCTCAGCCGCGGCATGACTGAGCCGATGCCCAGCGGAAGTCCAGCCACCGACTTCAGCTTTGCGCTGCTGAACGAGTTCGTGCGCCTCGGTGTGCGCCACGTGGTGCTCAGCCCGGGTGCGCGCTCGCAGGCGCTCGCCCTCGCGAGCGCGGAGCTGGAGCGGCTAGGCCGACTTCGGCTCCACGTGCGCATCGATGAACGCG
This sequence is a window from Cryobacterium sp. CG_9.6. Protein-coding genes within it:
- a CDS encoding DUF4229 domain-containing protein, producing MKSVPSWVSYSVYRVLLFAAPLAILLALGIKGWIAAVIATIIGMSLSFIFLRKPRENVARDLYAARHRDKPVITEDAELEDAALDRVEAAGAAASAADAAPRPESDAPDDAPTAPSTPARDVTP
- a CDS encoding PLD nuclease N-terminal domain-containing protein is translated as MPKLLIGLGLAVLILTVYTLVDCALFDRNRVRGLPRWVWILVIVLVPLIGPLLWLFVGRGRGTTPVGRSFRTVAPDDDPDFLRSLNVDKDDRERLRRLEEDLANLDNPDATDKKTPEPGEGEQPGRRDV